Proteins encoded by one window of Vibrio panuliri:
- a CDS encoding ABC transporter ATP-binding protein yields the protein MSKEYGELLVEGKNLVKDFPISSNALKQPMMRAINDVSFKMYKSRGLAVVGESGSGKSTTAKMIAKMYAPTSGTIEYKGRDILSINSRADLMHYREGVQMVWQDPFGSLNPTHNIFHHIARPLLIHKKIKPGNKKELEERVYDLLEQVGLIPPKETAEKFPHQLSGGQRQRVNLARNIAVGAEVVLADEPTSMLDVSIRAGVLNLMEEMKFEKQMSLLYITHDIATARYIAEDLAVMYVGHMVEWGDTEEIIHDPQHPYTQLLVSAVPDPSKSIHEKLKGNKGEIPLWTPESIGCPFAGRCTHATDKCRDRLPGVTQLSENHFVRCYLYES from the coding sequence CTATCAACGACGTATCATTCAAAATGTACAAAAGTCGTGGTCTTGCTGTTGTTGGTGAGTCTGGTTCAGGTAAATCAACCACGGCTAAGATGATCGCTAAAATGTATGCGCCAACCTCAGGTACGATTGAGTATAAAGGCCGTGACATTCTTAGTATCAACTCAAGAGCTGACCTAATGCACTACCGCGAAGGCGTGCAAATGGTTTGGCAAGACCCGTTCGGCTCTTTAAACCCAACACACAATATCTTTCACCATATTGCACGCCCACTTCTGATTCATAAAAAGATCAAACCGGGCAACAAAAAGGAGCTGGAAGAACGCGTTTATGATCTGCTTGAACAAGTGGGATTGATCCCGCCAAAAGAGACAGCGGAAAAGTTCCCACACCAGCTTTCTGGTGGACAACGTCAACGTGTTAACTTAGCCCGTAATATTGCAGTTGGTGCTGAAGTGGTACTCGCAGATGAACCCACTTCAATGCTTGATGTATCGATTCGTGCCGGCGTACTTAACCTGATGGAAGAGATGAAGTTTGAGAAACAAATGTCTCTACTTTACATCACGCATGACATCGCCACCGCCCGCTACATTGCCGAAGACCTTGCGGTTATGTATGTCGGACATATGGTCGAATGGGGCGACACCGAGGAGATCATTCACGATCCGCAACACCCTTACACGCAATTGCTGGTCTCTGCGGTACCGGATCCAAGTAAATCAATTCACGAGAAGCTTAAAGGCAATAAAGGGGAGATCCCACTTTGGACACCTGAGTCTATCGGCTGCCCATTTGCAGGTCGCTGTACACACGCGACGGATAAATGTCGTGATCGTTTACCGGGCGTGACACAACTATCTGAAAACCACTTTGTACGTTGTTATTTGTACGAGAGCTAA